Proteins encoded together in one Etheostoma cragini isolate CJK2018 chromosome 11, CSU_Ecrag_1.0, whole genome shotgun sequence window:
- the kctd12.1 gene encoding BTB/POZ domain-containing protein KCTD12.1 produces MALADTERGVSNCGDSGSPFSEIIELNVGGQVYVTRHKTLIAVPDSLLWNMFSKKSPKELARDSKGRFFLDRDGFLFRYILDYLRDLNLVLPDYFPEKSRLQREADFFQLRDLAKRLSPRVSKDNSISEEISQSDTEEGAQQCGSSGGVETLRAFSVSGAMRSPSLDSRKSGYITIGYRGSYTIGRDIQTDAKFRRVARITVCGKTALAKEVFGDTLNESRDPDRPPERYTSRYYLKYNFLEQAFDKLTEVGFHMVACSSTGTCAYTSNDPNEDKIWTSYTEYVFCRD; encoded by the coding sequence ATGGCACTGGCCGACACAGAGCGCGGAGTGTCCAACTGCGGTGACTCGGGTTCCCCGTTTTCCGAGATTATTGAGCTGAATGTCGGCGGACAGGTTTATGTTACCAGACATAAAACACTCATCGCCGTCCCAGACTCGCTGCTGTGGAACATGTTCAGCAAGAAGTCACCCAAGGAGTTGGCGAGAGACAGCAAAGGGCGCTTCTTCTTGGACAGGGACGGGTTCTTGTTCCGCTACATCCTAGATTATCTCCGAGACCTGAACTTGGTCCTCCCGGACTACTTCCCCGAGAAAAGTCGCCTGCAGAGGGAGGCTGACTTTTTCCAGCTGCGGGACCTTGCCAAACGCCTCAGCCCCCGGGTGAGTAAGGACAATTCAATTAGCGAGGAGATCAGCCAGAGTGACACGGAGGAAGGTGCGCAGCAGTGCGGATCATCCGGCGGTGTGGAGACTTTACGCGCCTTCTCGGTCAGCGGGGCCATGCGCTCCCCATCCCTGGACTCCAGAAAGTCGGGCTATATCACAATAGGTTACCGCGGCTCGTACACCATTGGCAGAGACATCCAAACCGATGCCAAATTCAGGAGAGTAGCGCGCATCACGGTTTGCGGGAAGACTGCCCTGGCCAAAGAAGTGTTTGGGGACACGCTGAATGAGAGCAGAGATCCGGACAGGCCCCCGGAGAGATACACATCTCGGTACTATCTCAAGTATAATTTTCTAGAGCAGGCATTTGACAAGCTGACGGAGGTGGGCTTCCACATGGTGGCCTGCAGCTCCACAGGCACCTGCGCATACACCAGCAATGATCCAAACGAGGACAAAATCTGGACAAGCTACACTGAATATGTCTTCTGTCGGGACTAA
- the acod1 gene encoding cis-aconitate decarboxylase isoform X1, producing MLRKGITESFGAAIHALNTTQLTDGVINRSKRMMLDTLGVGLLGTRTAVFNKALTYSQLFTSHQRSSVWGKSEMTLPPHYAAFVNGIAVHSMDFDDTWHPATHPSGAVLPALLALAETLPSQPSGLDLLLAFNVGIEVQGRLMRFSREAYNIPERFHPPSVVGVMGSAAASAKLLGLSPVECANALAIAASSAGAPLANAATQTKPLHIGNAARKGLEAAQLAQMGLEGNPAILDMNCGFGVYYKDYSPSAMAIPNSSDFKWILEDQDVAFKRIPAHLGMHWVVDAALAARAKLENTVRNFDLSQIRHVTLRVPPSKYVDCPSPATEHQARHSFQFNAASALLDNKVTVPSFSEVQINRPALKELLSKVKVETPKDNQPSFDKMYCEVEMETYQGQRYVARCDTFYGHWRKPLTQKDLVEKFSVNASSVLCTEGVEGVIEVTGNIERVRECSILGSYLRMTSSQHEQVYSTRSL from the exons ATGCTGCGCAAg GGTATTACAGAGAGCTTTGGAGCTGCTATCCATGCCCTCAACACCACCCAGCTGACAGATGGTGTGATTAACAGGAGCAAAAGGATGATGCTGGACACCCTGGGTGTTGGGCTGTTAGGAACCAGGACAGCTGTCTTTAACAAGGCTCTCACATACAGCCAG TTGTTCACGTCTCACCAGAGGAGCAGTGTTTGGGGTAAATCAGAGATGACTCTTCCTCCTCATTATGCTGCATTTGTCAATGGCATTGCG GTTCACTCCATGGACTTTGATGACACTTGGCACCCTGCTACTCATCCCTCTGGAGCTGTGCTTCCTGCCCTGCTGGCCCTCGCCGAGACACTGCCCAGCCAGCCCTCAGGTCTTGACCTGCTGCTAGCCTTCAATGTTGGAATTGAGGTGCAGGGCAGACTTATGAGGTTCTCCAGAGAGGCCTACAACATCCCCGAGAG ATTCCACCCTCCCAGTGTTGTCGGGGTGATGGGTAGCGCTGCAGCCTCAGCTAAGCTCCTGGGTCTGTCCCCTGTGGAGTGTGCTAATGCTCTCGCTATCGCAGCCTCCTCTGCCGGGGCTCCTTTGGCCAACGCTGCCACGCAAACCAAACCTCTGCATATTGGAAATGCTGCCCGGAAAGGCCTGGAGGCCGCACAGCTGGCCCAGATGGGACTGGAGGGGAATCCAGCCATCTTGGATATGAACTGCGGGTTCGGGGTTTACTACAAGGACTACAGTCCTTCAGCAATGGCAATTCCTAATTCTAGTGACTTTAAATGGATTCTGGAAGATCAGGATGTGGCCTTCAAGCGCATCCCTGCTCACCTGGGGATGCACTGGGTTGTGGATGCAGCGCTGGCAGCCCGGGCAAAGCTTGAAAACACAGTCAGGAACTTTGACCTCAGCCAGATCAGGCACGTCACACTTCGAGTGCCTCCATCCAAGTACGTTGACTGCCCCTCCCCTGCCACAGAGCACCAAGCCAGGCACTCATTTCAGTTCAACGCCGCTTCCGCCCTGCTGGATAACAAAGTGACAGTGCCCTCCTTCAGTGAAGTCCAGATTAACCGGCCTGCTCTGAAGGAACTTTTGTCCAAAGTCAAGGTGGAGACCCCTAAAGACAACCAACCCAGCTTTGACAAGATGTACTGTGAAGTTGAGATGGAGACATATCAGGGGCAGAGATATGTAGCCAGATGTGACACCTTTTATGGCCACTGGAGGAAGCCGCTGACTCAGAAGGACCTGGTGGAGAAGTTCAGTGTTAATGCTTCTTCAGTGTTGTGCACAGAGGGAGTGGAGGGTGTAATTGAAGTGACAGGAAACattgagagagtgagagaatgcTCAATCTTGGGTTCATATCTGAGAATGACAAGTAGTCAACATGAGCAGGTATACAGCACAAGGAGTTTGTAA
- the acod1 gene encoding cis-aconitate decarboxylase isoform X2 translates to MMLDTLGVGLLGTRTAVFNKALTYSQLFTSHQRSSVWGKSEMTLPPHYAAFVNGIAVHSMDFDDTWHPATHPSGAVLPALLALAETLPSQPSGLDLLLAFNVGIEVQGRLMRFSREAYNIPERFHPPSVVGVMGSAAASAKLLGLSPVECANALAIAASSAGAPLANAATQTKPLHIGNAARKGLEAAQLAQMGLEGNPAILDMNCGFGVYYKDYSPSAMAIPNSSDFKWILEDQDVAFKRIPAHLGMHWVVDAALAARAKLENTVRNFDLSQIRHVTLRVPPSKYVDCPSPATEHQARHSFQFNAASALLDNKVTVPSFSEVQINRPALKELLSKVKVETPKDNQPSFDKMYCEVEMETYQGQRYVARCDTFYGHWRKPLTQKDLVEKFSVNASSVLCTEGVEGVIEVTGNIERVRECSILGSYLRMTSSQHEQVYSTRSL, encoded by the exons ATGATGCTGGACACCCTGGGTGTTGGGCTGTTAGGAACCAGGACAGCTGTCTTTAACAAGGCTCTCACATACAGCCAG TTGTTCACGTCTCACCAGAGGAGCAGTGTTTGGGGTAAATCAGAGATGACTCTTCCTCCTCATTATGCTGCATTTGTCAATGGCATTGCG GTTCACTCCATGGACTTTGATGACACTTGGCACCCTGCTACTCATCCCTCTGGAGCTGTGCTTCCTGCCCTGCTGGCCCTCGCCGAGACACTGCCCAGCCAGCCCTCAGGTCTTGACCTGCTGCTAGCCTTCAATGTTGGAATTGAGGTGCAGGGCAGACTTATGAGGTTCTCCAGAGAGGCCTACAACATCCCCGAGAG ATTCCACCCTCCCAGTGTTGTCGGGGTGATGGGTAGCGCTGCAGCCTCAGCTAAGCTCCTGGGTCTGTCCCCTGTGGAGTGTGCTAATGCTCTCGCTATCGCAGCCTCCTCTGCCGGGGCTCCTTTGGCCAACGCTGCCACGCAAACCAAACCTCTGCATATTGGAAATGCTGCCCGGAAAGGCCTGGAGGCCGCACAGCTGGCCCAGATGGGACTGGAGGGGAATCCAGCCATCTTGGATATGAACTGCGGGTTCGGGGTTTACTACAAGGACTACAGTCCTTCAGCAATGGCAATTCCTAATTCTAGTGACTTTAAATGGATTCTGGAAGATCAGGATGTGGCCTTCAAGCGCATCCCTGCTCACCTGGGGATGCACTGGGTTGTGGATGCAGCGCTGGCAGCCCGGGCAAAGCTTGAAAACACAGTCAGGAACTTTGACCTCAGCCAGATCAGGCACGTCACACTTCGAGTGCCTCCATCCAAGTACGTTGACTGCCCCTCCCCTGCCACAGAGCACCAAGCCAGGCACTCATTTCAGTTCAACGCCGCTTCCGCCCTGCTGGATAACAAAGTGACAGTGCCCTCCTTCAGTGAAGTCCAGATTAACCGGCCTGCTCTGAAGGAACTTTTGTCCAAAGTCAAGGTGGAGACCCCTAAAGACAACCAACCCAGCTTTGACAAGATGTACTGTGAAGTTGAGATGGAGACATATCAGGGGCAGAGATATGTAGCCAGATGTGACACCTTTTATGGCCACTGGAGGAAGCCGCTGACTCAGAAGGACCTGGTGGAGAAGTTCAGTGTTAATGCTTCTTCAGTGTTGTGCACAGAGGGAGTGGAGGGTGTAATTGAAGTGACAGGAAACattgagagagtgagagaatgcTCAATCTTGGGTTCATATCTGAGAATGACAAGTAGTCAACATGAGCAGGTATACAGCACAAGGAGTTTGTAA
- the zgc:162944 gene encoding glutamine amidotransferase-like class 1 domain-containing protein 3A, mitochondrial, with protein MLTLLHHCSRNFLTFSTIQRANRSYYTTQMGKRVAVVLAGCGVYDGSEIHEASAVLVHLSRRGASVNMFAPNIEQMHVVNHLKGEPSEEKRNVLVESARLARGDIQDLSKLSVKDHDAVIFPGGFGAAKNLCTWATKGKDCSVNDEVKATLQAFHGEGKPIGLCCISPVLAAKVFTGCEVTVGIEKDDKYPDTTDTAAAINQLGCKHVSKGVSESHVDEKNKLVTTSAFMCKAPIHEIFDGIGAMVQDVLKLA; from the exons ATGCTCACCCTCCTGCACCACTGTAGTCGTAACTTTTTGACATTCAGCACAATTCAGAGAGCTAATAGAAGTTACTACACGACACAGATGGGTAAGCGCGTGGCTGTGGTGTTGGCAGGCTGTGGAGTTTATGATGGCAGTGAGATCCACGAGGCCTCCGCTGTTTTGGTCCACCTGAGCAGAAGAGGTGCAAGT GTAAACATGTTTGCCCCAAACATTGAGCAGATGCACGTGGTGAATCACCTGAAAGGCGAACCGtctgaagagaagagaaatgtgTTGGTGGAGAGCGCGAGACTGGCCCGTGGAGACATCCAGGACCTGTCTAAACTCAGCGTTAAAGACCACGATGCTGTTATCTTCCCAG GAGGTTTTGGTGCAGCGAAGAACCTCTGTACGTGGGCCACAAAGGGGAAGGACTGCTCCGTTAATGACGAGGTTAAGGCCACGCTGCAGGCGTTCCACGGTGAGGGTAAACCCATCGGCCTCTGCTGCATCTCACCTGTCCTGGCTGCCAAGGTGTTTACCGGCTGCGAGGTCACCGTCGGTATAGAAAAGGATGACAA GTATCCCGACACTACCGACACTGCAGCGGCCATCAACCAGTTGGGCTGCAAGCACGTGAGTAAGGGCGTCAGCGAGAGCCACGTGGATGAGAAGAACAAGCTGGTCACCACCTCTGCGTTCATGTGCAAAGCTCCAATACATGAGATATTTGATGGAATCGGAGCGATGGTGCAGGATGTTTTGAAACTTGCTTGA
- the cln5 gene encoding ceroid-lipofuscinosis neuronal protein 5, translated as MTHTETVLWFNLLLFLHVVAQFRENGLQQWPVPYRRFDRRPDVDSYCKALYPFCPTGDRDGRIPLMRDSDVISVYRLQTPVWEFKYGDLLGKIHIMHDAIGFSSSDTGANYTMEWYELFQLGNCTFPHIRPEAYAPFWCNQGAACFFEGIDDLHWSQNGTLEKIGELKGREFNDMAQWVRDDNETGIYYETWTVRSDPSPNATVWFESYDCSQFVHRTYRKLTELGAKLSSRSKTNYTKIYLYSGEPTYLGNDSAIFGQPALKNLALDIRKFYHTFRPHQSFIDFAISLLEAYKKVVLDKSFYLYYNFEYWRLPMKPPYVQITYEEVPLP; from the exons ATGACTCACACAGAAACTGTTCTGTGGTTTAACCTGCTCCTGTTTCTTCACGTTGTGGCTCAGTTCAGAGAGAACGGACTGCAGCAGTGGCCCGTTCCATACAG GCGGTTTGATCGTCGCCCTGATGTGGACTCCTACTGTAAAGCTCTCTACCCGTTCTGTCCCACTGGGGACCGGGATGGAAGGATTCCCCTCATGAGAGACAGCGATGTCATCTCAGTTTATCGACTGCAAACACCTGTGTGGGAATTCAAATATGGAGATTTGCTGGGGAAAATT CATATCATGCATGATGCCATTGGGTTCAGCAGTTCAGATACGGGGGCAAACTACACCATGGAGTGGTATGAGCTGTTTCAGCTTGGTAACTGCACCTTCCCTCACATCAGGCCCGAGGCCTACGCGCCTTTCTGGTGCAACCAAGGAGCTGCCTGCTTCTTCGAAGGCATCGATGACTTACACTGGTCACAAAACGGCACCTTGGAGAAAATAGGAGAACTCAAAG GGAGAGAGTTCAATGACATGGCTCAGTGGGTCCGGGACGACAATGAGACTGGGATCTACTATGAGACGTGGACCGTTCGCTCAGACCCAAGCCCCAATGCCACAGTGTGGTTTGAGTCTTACGACTGCTCCCAGTTTGTCCACCGCACGTACAGGAAACTGACTGAGCTCGGAGCCAAACTATCCAGCAGATCAAAAACCAACTACACCAAGATCTACCTGTACAGCGGAGAGCCAACTTATCTCGGCAACGACAGCGCCATATTCGGACAGCCTGCTCTGAAGAATCTGGCACTGGACATTCGTAAATTTTACCACACATTTAGACCACACCAGTCATTTATAGACTTTGCCATAAGTCTGTTGGAGGCTTATAAAAAGGTTGTGTTGGACAAGAGCTTCTACCTGTACTACAACTTTGAGTACTGGCGTCTGCCAATGAAGCCTCCTTATGTACAGATTACGTATGAAGAGGTGCCTTTGCCTTAA
- the fbxl3a gene encoding F-box/LRR-repeat protein 3 isoform X1, with the protein MVHRCCHNNISPFQVQVGRNSREGFRMKRIKGVVDGSNGSSSKNPPKARKKVRKQTSDKLEVVVTSESTEGDWPQLPQELLLHIFQYLPLLDRAYASQVCRTWNQAFHMPELWRCFEFELNQPASSYLKATHPDLIKQIIKRHSNHLQYVSFKVDSSTESAEAACDILSQLVNCSLKTLGLISTARPSFMEVPKSHFISALTVVFVNSKSLSSLKIDDTPVDDPSLKVLVANNSDTLKLLKMSSCPHVSPAGILCVADQCHGLRELALNYHLLSDELLLALSSEKHVHLEHLRIDVVSENPGQHFHTIKKSSWDAMVRHSPKFNLVMYFFLYEDEFGPFFNEEIPVTHLYFGRSVSKEVLGRVGLHCPRLVELVVCANGLRPLDEELIRIAKRCTQLSAIGLGECEVSCSAFVEFVKMCGRRLSQLSIMEEVLIPDHKYSLDEIHWEVSKHLGRVWFPDMMPTW; encoded by the exons ATGGTGCACCGCTGCTGTCACAACAACATTTCGCCATTTCAGGTTCAGGTGGGCCGAAACTCCCGCGAAGGATTT AGGATGAAGCGGATCAAGGGAGTAGTGGATGGCAGCAACGGCTCCTCCAGTAAGAACCCACCGAAGGCACGCAAGAAGGTTCGGAAGCAGACGAGTGATAAGTTAGAGGTAGTGGTGACCAGTGAGTCAACAGAAGGTGATTGGCCACAACTGCCTCAGGAGCTCCTGCTACACATCTTTCAGTACCTGCCTCTGCTGGATCGGGCTTATGCCTCTCAGGTGTGTCGCACATGGAACCAGGCCTTCCACATGCCCGAGCTGTGGAGATGCTTTGAGTTTGAGCTTAACCAGCCAGCAAGCTCTTACCTAAAAGCCACACATCCAGACCTCATCAAACAGATCATAAAGAGGCACTCCAATCACCTGCAGTATGTCAGCTTCAAG GTTGACAGTAGTACAGAATCTGCAGAAGCCGCATGTGACATCCTTTCACAGTTGGTGAATTGTTCACTGAAGACCCTGGGGCTCATCTCTACAGCCAGGCCCAGTTTCATGGAGGTTCCCAAG TCTCATTTCATCTCAGCTCTGACTGTGGTGTTTGTCAACTCCAAATCGTTGTCTTCACTGAAGATTGACGACACGCCGGTGGACGACCCATCTCTGAAGGTACTGGTGGCCAACAACAGTGACACCCTGAAACTGCTGAAGATGAGCAGCTGCCCTCACGTCTCCCCAGCAG GGATCCTGTGTGTGGCAGACCAGTGTCACGGCCTGAGAGAGCTTGCACTAAACTACCATCTATTGAGTGATGAACTACTGCTGGCCCTCTCCTCTGAGAAACATGTCCACCTGGAACACTTGCGGATCGACGTGGTGAGTGAGAACCCTGGCCAGCACTTCCACACCATCAAGAAGAGCAGCTGGGACGCCATGGTCCGACACTCGCCCAAATTCAACCTGGTCATGTACTTCTTCCTTTATGAGGATGAGTTTGGCCCTTTCTTTAATGAGGAGATCCCGGTCACGCACCTCTACTTTGGTCGCTCAGTCAGTAAGGAGGTCTTGGGCCGCGTTGGCCTCCACTGCCCTCGTCTGGTGGAACTGGTGGTGTGCGCCAATGGCCTGCGTCCTCTAGATGAAGAGCTGATCCGCATTGCCAAGCGCTGCACCCAGCTGTCGGCCATCGGCCTGGGCGAGTGCGAGGTTTCCTGCAGTGCATTTGTGGAGTTTGTCAAGATGTGTGGCCGGAGGCTTTCCCAGCTGTCCATCATGGAGGAGGTGCTGATTCCAGATCACAAATACTCGCTGGATGAGATCCACTGGGAGGTGTCAAAGCACCTGGGCCGGGTCTGGTTCCCAGACATGATGCCGACCTGGTAA
- the fbxl3a gene encoding F-box/LRR-repeat protein 3 isoform X2, whose translation MKRIKGVVDGSNGSSSKNPPKARKKVRKQTSDKLEVVVTSESTEGDWPQLPQELLLHIFQYLPLLDRAYASQVCRTWNQAFHMPELWRCFEFELNQPASSYLKATHPDLIKQIIKRHSNHLQYVSFKVDSSTESAEAACDILSQLVNCSLKTLGLISTARPSFMEVPKSHFISALTVVFVNSKSLSSLKIDDTPVDDPSLKVLVANNSDTLKLLKMSSCPHVSPAGILCVADQCHGLRELALNYHLLSDELLLALSSEKHVHLEHLRIDVVSENPGQHFHTIKKSSWDAMVRHSPKFNLVMYFFLYEDEFGPFFNEEIPVTHLYFGRSVSKEVLGRVGLHCPRLVELVVCANGLRPLDEELIRIAKRCTQLSAIGLGECEVSCSAFVEFVKMCGRRLSQLSIMEEVLIPDHKYSLDEIHWEVSKHLGRVWFPDMMPTW comes from the exons ATGAAGCGGATCAAGGGAGTAGTGGATGGCAGCAACGGCTCCTCCAGTAAGAACCCACCGAAGGCACGCAAGAAGGTTCGGAAGCAGACGAGTGATAAGTTAGAGGTAGTGGTGACCAGTGAGTCAACAGAAGGTGATTGGCCACAACTGCCTCAGGAGCTCCTGCTACACATCTTTCAGTACCTGCCTCTGCTGGATCGGGCTTATGCCTCTCAGGTGTGTCGCACATGGAACCAGGCCTTCCACATGCCCGAGCTGTGGAGATGCTTTGAGTTTGAGCTTAACCAGCCAGCAAGCTCTTACCTAAAAGCCACACATCCAGACCTCATCAAACAGATCATAAAGAGGCACTCCAATCACCTGCAGTATGTCAGCTTCAAG GTTGACAGTAGTACAGAATCTGCAGAAGCCGCATGTGACATCCTTTCACAGTTGGTGAATTGTTCACTGAAGACCCTGGGGCTCATCTCTACAGCCAGGCCCAGTTTCATGGAGGTTCCCAAG TCTCATTTCATCTCAGCTCTGACTGTGGTGTTTGTCAACTCCAAATCGTTGTCTTCACTGAAGATTGACGACACGCCGGTGGACGACCCATCTCTGAAGGTACTGGTGGCCAACAACAGTGACACCCTGAAACTGCTGAAGATGAGCAGCTGCCCTCACGTCTCCCCAGCAG GGATCCTGTGTGTGGCAGACCAGTGTCACGGCCTGAGAGAGCTTGCACTAAACTACCATCTATTGAGTGATGAACTACTGCTGGCCCTCTCCTCTGAGAAACATGTCCACCTGGAACACTTGCGGATCGACGTGGTGAGTGAGAACCCTGGCCAGCACTTCCACACCATCAAGAAGAGCAGCTGGGACGCCATGGTCCGACACTCGCCCAAATTCAACCTGGTCATGTACTTCTTCCTTTATGAGGATGAGTTTGGCCCTTTCTTTAATGAGGAGATCCCGGTCACGCACCTCTACTTTGGTCGCTCAGTCAGTAAGGAGGTCTTGGGCCGCGTTGGCCTCCACTGCCCTCGTCTGGTGGAACTGGTGGTGTGCGCCAATGGCCTGCGTCCTCTAGATGAAGAGCTGATCCGCATTGCCAAGCGCTGCACCCAGCTGTCGGCCATCGGCCTGGGCGAGTGCGAGGTTTCCTGCAGTGCATTTGTGGAGTTTGTCAAGATGTGTGGCCGGAGGCTTTCCCAGCTGTCCATCATGGAGGAGGTGCTGATTCCAGATCACAAATACTCGCTGGATGAGATCCACTGGGAGGTGTCAAAGCACCTGGGCCGGGTCTGGTTCCCAGACATGATGCCGACCTGGTAA